Sequence from the Candidatus Hydrogenedentota bacterium genome:
AGGTGGGCATCATTTTGGGCACGGGCCTGGGCTCCCTGGCGGAAAAGATCACCGTTGAGACATCCATCAGTTACGCGGACCTCCCCCATTTTCCCGAGCCGACGGTGGACGGGCATGCCGGGGAGCTGATCCTGGGGCATTTGGCGGGCAAGGCCGTGGTTGCCCTGTCCGGGCGTTTCCACCGGTACGAGGGGTATTCCCTCCAGCAGGTGGCCTTCCCCGTGCGCGTGGCGCGGGCGCTGGGCGTGGGGACGCTGGTGGTGTCCAACGCGGCCGGGGGCATGAACCCGCAGTTCCAGGCGGGGGACCTCATGGTCATCACGGACCACATCAACCTGATGGGGGACAACCCCCTGATCGGCGCCAACGACGAGGCGCTGGGGCCCCGGTTTCCGGACATGTGCGAGCCCTACGCGAACGATTTGATCGCCCTGGCGGAGACGGTGGCGCTGGAGAATGGAATCAAACTGCGCCGCGGCGTGTATCTTGCGGTGACGGGCCCGTGCCTGGAGACCCGCGCCGAATACCGGTTCATGCGCATGATCGGCGGGGACGCCGTGGGCATGAGCACGGTGCCCGA
This genomic interval carries:
- a CDS encoding purine-nucleoside phosphorylase gives rise to the protein MGLKNNVEEAVAAIRSRSGLVPQVGIILGTGLGSLAEKITVETSISYADLPHFPEPTVDGHAGELILGHLAGKAVVALSGRFHRYEGYSLQQVAFPVRVARALGVGTLVVSNAAGGMNPQFQAGDLMVITDHINLMGDNPLIGANDEALGPRFPDMCEPYANDLIALAETVALENGIKLRRGVYLAVTGPCLETRAEYRFMRMIGGDAVGMSTVPEVIVAVQSGLRVLGFSAITDECLPDALKPADIEKIIAVANAVEPKLSALVVKCLERM